The genomic segment GCGGGTGCTGCCGTGGCTGTATCAGGTCGCCCGCAACACCCAGATCGAGTCTCACCGCCGCAAGCAACTGGCCCGGTTCAGCCTGGAAGAGGCCCGCGAGGACGTGGGCTTCGAGGTCACCAGCGCGGCCCGCTCGCCCGTGCAGGCCGCCGAGAGTGCCGACGCGCAGGACCGCGTGCAGCGGGCGCTGATGGAACTCGCCCCCGAGTACCGCGAGGCCGTCGTGCTGCGCTTTGTCGAGGACCTCCCCTACGACGAGATCGCCCGCATTCAGGGGGTGGCGGTGGGCACGGCCAAGAGCCGCGTCTTCCGGGCCAAGGAGCAGCTTGCCGGGCTGCTCGCCGACGCGGCGGACGTGCATTGAGCGGCAGGCCATTCATGAACTG from the Deinococcus sp. NW-56 genome contains:
- a CDS encoding RNA polymerase sigma factor, which codes for MVGSDVTPEPDVLPPELLDRLSRGDEAAWYDFVSAYEGRMYAYLYRLEGNAEDALDLTQEVFYRAWRSIRTFRPGERVLPWLYQVARNTQIESHRRKQLARFSLEEAREDVGFEVTSAARSPVQAAESADAQDRVQRALMELAPEYREAVVLRFVEDLPYDEIARIQGVAVGTAKSRVFRAKEQLAGLLADAADVH